The Williamwhitmania sp. genome has a window encoding:
- a CDS encoding kelch repeat-containing protein has translation MRKSLALLVILSCLATTLLIPDFFFGANAVDNTWVSKAPMPTARTSLGAAEANGKIYAIGGFSDLNNTEEYDPVTDTWTIKASMPTPRFSFAIAAYQNKIYCIGGLVGRGAPFSSSVTGAIEVYDPATDTWEVKKPMPTPRAQLEANVVNGKIYLIGGRTGGQNSTVSTNQVYDPISEKWETKRPMLYPVVSFSSAVVGNKIYVLGGQDEFNNPVNLDVIQIYDCTSDSWTIGTPMKTTVLNSAACTISDPLGSARIYLVGGQLGALGTGGNITDMVQVYNPENSSWSVGVPMLTARDGLAVAVVNNTVYAIGGVGGNIMLSGEGYAENEAYTPIVDQPPSSSPSQTPLPTQESFPILTVVAISTVAVVVIGFGLLVYHKKRRLKSGGKP, from the coding sequence GATAACACTTGGGTATCCAAAGCACCTATGCCAACCGCAAGAACATCTTTAGGTGCCGCTGAGGCAAATGGAAAAATCTATGCTATCGGTGGTTTTAGTGATCTTAACAATACTGAAGAATATGATCCCGTGACTGATACCTGGACAATAAAAGCATCCATGCCTACTCCAAGATTTAGTTTTGCCATAGCAGCCTATCAAAACAAAATTTACTGCATAGGGGGCTTAGTCGGTAGAGGTGCTCCTTTCAGTTCTTCAGTTACTGGAGCAATTGAAGTTTATGACCCAGCCACTGATACTTGGGAAGTAAAAAAGCCAATGCCTACCCCCAGGGCACAATTAGAAGCAAACGTTGTTAATGGTAAAATTTACTTAATTGGCGGAAGGACAGGTGGGCAGAATTCAACTGTCTCAACGAATCAAGTTTATGATCCAATTAGCGAGAAATGGGAAACAAAAAGACCTATGCTTTATCCTGTTGTTTCTTTTTCTTCGGCAGTAGTCGGCAACAAAATCTATGTGTTGGGGGGTCAAGATGAGTTCAATAACCCGGTGAATTTGGATGTAATCCAAATTTATGATTGTACAAGTGACTCTTGGACTATTGGAACTCCGATGAAAACAACTGTGCTAAATTCAGCGGCATGCACCATTTCGGATCCACTTGGTTCTGCAAGAATCTATCTTGTTGGTGGACAACTTGGAGCGCTAGGGACAGGAGGTAATATAACTGATATGGTTCAAGTTTACAACCCTGAAAATAGCTCTTGGAGTGTTGGTGTTCCTATGTTAACTGCCCGCGATGGATTGGCAGTAGCAGTTGTAAACAACACGGTATATGCAATAGGCGGAGTAGGTGGCAATATTATGTTATCTGGGGAGGGATATGCAGAAAACGAAGCGTATACGCCAATTGTCGATCAGCCACCGTCTTCATCACCTTCACAAACGCCATTACCCACTCAGGAGTCTTTTCCAATTCTAACAGTAGTGGCTATTTCTACTGTAGCTGTAGTTGTAATTGGTTTTGGTTTGTTGGTTTACCACAAGAAACGCCGGCTTAAATCGGGAGGTAAACCATGA